TCTGGGTGGCGGAGGCGACGCTGGCGGTCGTGATCGCCGGGGTAGGCATCGTGCTCAAGGCGCGCGCCGCGGGCGTTCCACTCTTTTCCGGGCCCGCACGCAAGTTCCTGCTCAGCTTCCTGCCGCCGGTCGGCACCGCCGCGCTGCTCACGCCCGCGCTGTACCGGTGGGATGCGGCGGAAGCGATTCCCGGCATGTGGCTGCTGCTGTACGGTGCCGGGATCGTGACGGCCGGAACGTTCTCGGTGCGCGTCGTGCCGCTCATGGGCCTGGCATTCATGACGCTCGGCGGCGCCGCACTCCTCGCCGCGCCTCACGGCGGCGATGCATTCCTGGCCGGCGGGTTCGGCGGATTGCACATCCTGTTCGGCGCCATCATCGCGAGGAAGTATGGCGGCTAAGCCCGCACAGCAGCCTCGCCGCGACGACGCGGGCGACGACGCGCGCGAGCGTGTCACGCCTGCGGAAAGCCCGTCCGCCGCGGCTGCCAGTCTCGATCGCGTCATCCACGAGCGCATGCGGCTGGCGATTCTCAGTGCGCTGGCGGGACGCGAGTCCGTGAGCTTCGTCGAGCTGAAGGCGCTCACCGGCGGCACGGACGGCAACGTGAGCGTGCACGCGCGCCGACTCGAGGAGGCCGGTTACGTCGTGTGCCGGAAGTCGTTCGTGGGGAGGGTGCCCCGCACGGAGTACCGCATTACCGACGAGGGACGTCGTGCGCTGAACGCGTACATCGACCACATGGAGGCGCTCATCCAGCAGGTGCGCGAGCGTTAGGCAGCAGACAGCGGCACGCATCGGGATGGGCCGTTTTTTTCCGCGCCCTAACTTTACTGGGTAAAGGACTACACCGGAGGCAGCATGCACGTCGCGATCATCATGGACGGCAATGGACGATGGGCGCAGGAGCGCGGACTGCCGCGCACCACGGGACACCGCGCCGGCGCGAAGGCGGTACGGCGTATCGTGGAAGCCGCGCCGGGGCTCGGTATCCGCACGCTCACGCTGTACGCCTTTTCCGCGGACAACTGGAAGCGGCCGCGCTCGGAAGTCACACAGCTGCTGCGCCTGTTCATGCGCTACCTGCACCAGGAAACGGAGCGGTGCCGGTCCAACGGCGTGCGGCTGAGCGTGATCGGCCGGCGGGACCGTCTGCCCGACGTGCTCGCGCATGCGATCGAGCGTGCCGAGCGGGAAACGGCGCACTGCGACACGCTGCTGCTGCGCATCGCGATCGACTACTCCGCGCGGGACGCGATCGTCGCGGCGGCCGCGCTGCTGGACGGCACCCGCCCCGACCGCGAGATGTTCGCGGAGGCACTCGGCGCTGCCACGCACGCCGAAGCTGCCGTCCCCGACGTGGACCTGCTGATCCGCACGGGTGGCGAGCAGCGCCTGAGTGATTTCCTGCTGTGGGAGGCCGCGTACGCCGAGCTGTTCTTCACGAGCTGCCGGTGGCCGGACTTCGATGCGGCGGCGCTGGAAGCCGCGCTGGAGGAGTACTGCGGACGTGAGCGTCGCTTTGGTCGGGTGGAAGCGCCGCGCGAGCGCACGGCCGGACTGGCGAGCGCACGCTGAACGAAATCATCCACGGTTCACTGACACCGGACGGACACGATGACAGTCATGAAACGCGTGCGCGACACTCTCCTGATCGGCATCATCTGGGCGTTTGCCTGGGCGCCCGTCGCCATCCTTGCGGGTCTCGTGATCGACCCCGACAACTCGATGGACGAGATGTGGTTCATGATCGGCGCGCTGCCGGGCTTTCTGTGCGGCGTCGTCTTCGCGGTGCTGTCCGGCCTTGCGGGGGGCGGCCGCTCCCGCACCACGGCGCCCCCGCGTGCGGCGCTGCTCGGCGTGCTGAGCGGAGTGATCGTCGGAATCCTGCCATTCCTGGTGGGCGAGTCACAGGTGGCGATGCCGGAGTGGCTGTTCGCGGTTCTGGTGATCGCCGCATTCGCCTTGATGAGCGCGGCGTCGGCGGTGGTGACGTCGATGTGGGCACGCAGGCGGAGTCGCCTTATTGCACCACCAGCGTGAGTCGAAGCAGCCCGGGCTCGGCGACGTCGACCTCGTAGCTGCGCATGACGCGCGTCGTGGCGACGGTGAGCCGCACCGTCGCGCCCGGCTCGAATCCGCACAGCAGGAAGCTGCCGTTCTCCGCAGTCATCGCCGTGCGCGTGCGCGCCGGGACCTCTGCTCCGGCACGTGAGTCATCGGCGGGCGTCCACAGCGCAGCCACGCTCGCCCCGGGAACCGCCGCTCCCTCCGCGGCGTCCACCACGAATCCCGCGATCGCGGTGCGCCCGTCGGCAACCGGACGTTCGGCGCAGCCCGGCGGGCGCGGGATGCCGAGCGCGACGCGCACCGTTCCGCGCGCCGGTACCACCACGCGCAGCGGCTGAACCGGCAGGCCCAGCGAATCCGCGGCAGGGTGAACGAACGCGATCTCGTGCTCGCCTGCGGCGACGTTGCGCAGCAGGAACTCGCCACGCGCACTGGTCACGACCGCGCGGCCGCCGGACACGAGGA
This genomic window from Longimicrobiales bacterium contains:
- a CDS encoding di-trans,poly-cis-decaprenylcistransferase codes for the protein MHVAIIMDGNGRWAQERGLPRTTGHRAGAKAVRRIVEAAPGLGIRTLTLYAFSADNWKRPRSEVTQLLRLFMRYLHQETERCRSNGVRLSVIGRRDRLPDVLAHAIERAERETAHCDTLLLRIAIDYSARDAIVAAAALLDGTRPDREMFAEALGAATHAEAAVPDVDLLIRTGGEQRLSDFLLWEAAYAELFFTSCRWPDFDAAALEAALEEYCGRERRFGRVEAPRERTAGLASAR
- a CDS encoding transcriptional regulator, producing the protein MAAKPAQQPRRDDAGDDARERVTPAESPSAAAASLDRVIHERMRLAILSALAGRESVSFVELKALTGGTDGNVSVHARRLEEAGYVVCRKSFVGRVPRTEYRITDEGRRALNAYIDHMEALIQQVRER